Proteins from a genomic interval of Hyalangium ruber:
- a CDS encoding Ig-like domain-containing protein encodes MKTPLFQVWRRLPALLAACCVVAGACGQSLPEPAAAPRQETPLVGDDGEVTVTLPGVVLNRYAVLAANAAAGSTRLELTNIQDLDHPTFGPLGIGDLVLIIQMQGASIDTSDSAAYGAITNLHGAGFHEFAVVRGVENNTVTLACNGLEHSYSVAGRTQVVRVPQLTNLFVESGGTVVAAPWDGLRGGVVAIHVAGVTNLSGSIDVSGQGFRAGARENTSGDANTLISLYRSSDAAAGAEKGEGIAGDSTVYDTLGGRYGRGAPANGGGGGNSHNAGGGGGSNGNNSQPWDGQGVMSGSVPGALAWQLDPGFISNGNARTNDSGGGRGGYTYSTVNADAFNVGPNDAAWGGNSRSEVGGLGGRPLNNEPGSRLFLGGGGGAGDGNNNAGAAGGNGGGLVYLISSTVSGEGQVLANGSSAQNTTGSHNDAPGGGGAGGSIVILSSDLSGVSVEANGGRGGNQLITSDEAEGPGGGGGGGYIALRGGTGSTSVLGGFSGTSTSSSVTEFPANGATAGGTGQVVQNTPEVPTPWLSCDPTDTADLSINLTATPNPVSPGSDLTYTVQVGNAGPDTANAVTVTFPVPAGTTFSSVGGAGWTCAAAGGVVTCTLPSLAIDTTATFTIVVVPTAQSGSIIGSATVTSPTPDPTSENNNDTETTGIAATNDAPVNTVPGPQTTPEDTPLVFSPANGNPVSIADPDAGTEPVQVTLTVTNGTLTLGSTPGLTFTEGDGASDTKVTFTGTQADINAALAGLTFTPDANYNGPATLTLTTNDQGNSGDGGPLSDTDTVEINVTPVNDAPTAVDDTASVPFDSAGQTLDVLANDSFAPDSGETLTIIEVTQGSEGGTVTITENGTRVTYTPAPGFEGSETFTYTISDGNGGTSTATVTITVKRIERRVVGRGCSASGSGGLSGLVGLLLALFVLPRRGQRGSRSLLARLSGALFVLCGGVLLTSASPAWAQSSAIDVQQFKPAPGQSDVLGLHGAGVPGHLSWRAGLYLNYAHEPLVIINPATDDLLQHLVKNQLGFDLMGSLGLGKYFELGAVIPVNLQHGEFEQTPNGSLEQKWKGGLGDLRLVPKAVMLEEEKLRVAFALPIVLPSGGSGNLRGQDGAGVQPRLTADYSFEGGTRVLANVGVNFRSRQELLNLSVGNELSYGLGAAIPFQLRGQQFTGMASVAGAMGLGATGGANEEEVPLEMQAGVQYHFNKSVLATLGLGRGLTLGYGMPAIRVFSGVSWTAEAPPPVIHKDSDNDGLLDEEDTCPNEPEDRDGFQDEDGCPDLDNDQDGIPDTADKCPNEPEDKDGFQDEDGCPDPDNDQDGLADAADKCPLEAEDKDGFQDADGCPDPDNDQDGLADTADKCPLKPEDKDGFQDEDGCPDPDNDRDGVADADDQCPEEAEVINGVEDTDGCPDVGETKVKVTGNRITIKEKVYFATNKDVVLARSFPLLQQVGLVLKANPQLTKVRIEGHTDDRADDAFNLDLSQRRAGSVLKYLVEQANIDPERLEAVGYGETQPVDTNKTEQGRENNRRVQFTILTTDDEAQ; translated from the coding sequence ATGAAGACGCCCCTTTTCCAAGTCTGGCGCCGTCTGCCAGCGCTGCTCGCCGCCTGCTGCGTCGTCGCGGGGGCCTGCGGCCAGTCCCTCCCGGAGCCCGCCGCCGCACCGCGCCAGGAGACCCCGCTCGTCGGTGACGATGGCGAGGTCACCGTCACCCTGCCCGGCGTGGTGCTCAACCGGTATGCCGTCCTCGCGGCGAACGCCGCCGCGGGCTCCACCCGCCTCGAGCTGACGAACATCCAGGATCTGGATCATCCGACCTTCGGTCCGCTGGGCATCGGCGATCTGGTCCTCATCATCCAGATGCAGGGCGCCAGCATCGACACTTCGGACAGCGCCGCCTACGGCGCCATCACCAACCTCCATGGCGCGGGCTTCCATGAGTTCGCCGTCGTCCGGGGCGTCGAGAACAACACCGTGACCCTGGCCTGCAATGGGCTGGAGCACAGCTACTCGGTCGCGGGGCGGACGCAGGTGGTGCGCGTGCCGCAGCTCACCAACCTCTTCGTTGAATCCGGTGGCACCGTGGTCGCCGCCCCCTGGGATGGGCTGCGCGGCGGCGTCGTGGCGATCCACGTCGCGGGCGTCACCAACCTCTCGGGAAGCATCGACGTCTCCGGCCAGGGCTTCCGCGCCGGCGCGCGGGAGAACACCTCGGGTGACGCCAACACCCTGATCTCGCTCTACCGCTCGAGCGACGCGGCCGCTGGCGCCGAGAAGGGTGAGGGCATCGCGGGCGACAGCACGGTCTACGACACCCTGGGTGGACGTTATGGCCGTGGCGCTCCCGCCAACGGTGGCGGCGGCGGCAACAGCCACAACGCGGGTGGCGGTGGCGGCTCCAATGGCAACAACAGCCAGCCCTGGGATGGCCAGGGCGTGATGAGCGGCTCCGTCCCCGGTGCCTTGGCCTGGCAGCTCGACCCGGGCTTCATCTCCAACGGGAACGCGCGGACGAACGACTCCGGTGGCGGGCGCGGCGGCTACACCTACTCCACCGTCAACGCGGACGCGTTCAACGTGGGTCCGAACGATGCGGCCTGGGGTGGCAACTCTCGCAGCGAGGTGGGCGGGCTCGGCGGCCGGCCGCTCAACAACGAGCCGGGCTCGCGCCTCTTCCTGGGCGGCGGCGGCGGCGCGGGTGACGGCAACAACAACGCGGGCGCCGCGGGCGGCAATGGCGGCGGCCTCGTGTACCTCATCTCCTCCACCGTGAGCGGCGAGGGTCAGGTCCTCGCCAACGGCAGCAGTGCCCAGAACACGACCGGCTCGCACAACGACGCTCCGGGCGGTGGTGGCGCGGGCGGCAGCATCGTGATCCTCAGCAGCGACCTGAGCGGCGTCTCCGTGGAAGCCAATGGTGGCCGGGGCGGCAACCAGCTCATCACCAGCGACGAGGCCGAGGGCCCTGGCGGCGGCGGTGGCGGCGGCTATATCGCCCTGCGCGGTGGCACCGGGTCGACCTCCGTCCTGGGCGGATTCTCGGGCACCAGCACCTCGTCTTCGGTCACCGAGTTCCCCGCCAACGGCGCCACCGCTGGCGGCACGGGCCAGGTCGTGCAGAACACGCCCGAGGTCCCCACGCCGTGGCTGAGCTGCGATCCCACTGACACGGCGGACCTGTCGATCAACCTCACCGCGACGCCGAACCCCGTCTCGCCCGGCAGCGACCTGACCTACACCGTCCAGGTGGGCAACGCCGGCCCCGACACCGCCAACGCCGTGACGGTGACCTTCCCGGTCCCCGCCGGCACCACCTTCTCCAGCGTCGGCGGCGCGGGCTGGACCTGCGCGGCGGCGGGCGGCGTGGTGACCTGCACCCTGCCGAGCCTGGCCATCGACACCACCGCGACCTTCACCATCGTGGTCGTCCCCACGGCCCAGAGCGGCTCGATCATCGGCTCGGCGACCGTCACCTCGCCCACGCCGGACCCCACCAGCGAGAACAACAACGACACGGAGACCACGGGGATCGCCGCCACCAATGACGCCCCGGTGAACACCGTGCCCGGTCCGCAGACCACGCCCGAGGACACCCCGCTCGTCTTCTCGCCGGCCAACGGCAACCCCGTCTCCATCGCCGATCCCGACGCGGGCACCGAGCCCGTCCAGGTGACGCTCACCGTCACGAACGGCACGCTCACCCTGGGCAGCACCCCGGGCCTGACCTTCACCGAGGGCGACGGCGCCTCGGACACGAAGGTGACCTTCACCGGCACCCAGGCCGACATCAACGCGGCGCTCGCGGGCCTGACCTTCACCCCGGACGCCAACTACAACGGCCCGGCCACCCTCACCCTCACCACGAACGACCAGGGCAACAGCGGCGATGGCGGCCCCCTGAGCGACACCGACACCGTCGAGATCAACGTCACCCCGGTGAATGATGCGCCCACGGCCGTCGACGACACCGCCTCGGTGCCCTTCGACTCCGCGGGCCAGACCCTCGACGTGCTGGCCAATGACTCGTTCGCGCCCGACAGCGGCGAGACGCTCACCATCATCGAAGTCACCCAGGGCTCGGAGGGCGGCACGGTGACCATCACCGAGAACGGCACCCGCGTCACCTACACGCCGGCGCCGGGCTTCGAGGGCTCCGAGACCTTCACGTACACCATCAGCGACGGCAACGGGGGCACCAGCACCGCCACGGTGACCATCACCGTGAAGCGCATCGAGCGCCGCGTGGTGGGCCGTGGCTGCAGCGCCTCCGGCTCGGGCGGGCTCTCGGGCCTCGTCGGGCTGCTGCTGGCCCTGTTCGTGCTGCCCCGCCGGGGGCAGCGCGGGTCCCGCTCGCTCCTGGCGCGGCTGTCGGGCGCCCTGTTCGTCCTGTGCGGCGGGGTGCTGCTGACCAGCGCCTCCCCCGCGTGGGCCCAGAGCTCGGCCATCGACGTGCAGCAGTTCAAGCCGGCTCCCGGGCAGTCCGACGTCCTGGGCCTGCACGGCGCCGGGGTGCCGGGCCACCTGAGCTGGCGCGCCGGGCTCTACCTCAACTACGCCCATGAGCCGCTCGTCATCATCAACCCGGCCACGGACGACCTGCTCCAGCACCTGGTGAAGAACCAGCTCGGCTTCGACCTGATGGGCTCCCTCGGCCTGGGCAAGTACTTCGAGCTGGGCGCTGTCATTCCGGTGAATCTTCAACACGGCGAGTTCGAGCAGACGCCCAACGGCAGCCTGGAGCAGAAGTGGAAGGGTGGCCTGGGCGACCTGAGGCTGGTGCCCAAGGCGGTGATGCTGGAGGAAGAGAAGCTGCGGGTGGCGTTCGCGCTGCCCATCGTGCTGCCCTCCGGCGGCTCCGGGAACCTGCGCGGCCAGGACGGCGCCGGCGTGCAGCCGCGCCTGACCGCCGACTACTCCTTCGAGGGGGGCACCCGCGTGCTCGCCAACGTGGGCGTCAACTTCCGCAGCCGCCAGGAATTGCTCAACCTCTCGGTGGGCAACGAGCTGAGCTACGGACTGGGAGCCGCCATTCCCTTCCAGCTCCGGGGCCAGCAGTTCACCGGCATGGCCTCGGTGGCGGGCGCCATGGGCCTGGGCGCCACCGGCGGGGCGAACGAGGAGGAGGTGCCCCTGGAGATGCAGGCGGGCGTCCAGTACCACTTCAACAAGAGCGTGCTGGCCACCCTGGGGCTCGGTCGCGGCCTCACCCTGGGCTACGGCATGCCCGCCATCCGCGTGTTCTCCGGCGTCTCGTGGACCGCGGAGGCCCCGCCCCCCGTCATCCACAAGGACTCGGACAACGATGGCCTGCTCGATGAGGAGGACACCTGCCCCAACGAGCCCGAGGACCGCGATGGCTTCCAGGACGAGGACGGCTGCCCCGACCTCGACAACGACCAGGACGGCATCCCCGACACGGCGGACAAGTGCCCCAACGAGCCCGAGGACAAGGACGGCTTCCAGGATGAGGACGGCTGCCCCGACCCCGACAACGACCAGGACGGCCTGGCCGACGCGGCGGACAAGTGCCCGCTGGAGGCCGAGGACAAGGACGGCTTCCAGGATGCGGACGGCTGCCCCGATCCCGACAATGACCAGGATGGCCTGGCCGACACGGCGGACAAGTGCCCGCTGAAGCCCGAGGACAAGGACGGCTTCCAGGACGAGGACGGCTGCCCCGACCCCGACAACGACCGCGATGGCGTCGCCGACGCCGATGACCAGTGCCCGGAGGAGGCCGAGGTCATCAACGGCGTGGAGGACACGGACGGCTGCCCGGACGTGGGCGAGACCAAGGTCAAGGTCACGGGCAACCGGATCACGATCAAGGAGAAGGTCTACTTCGCCACCAACAAGGATGTCGTGCTGGCGCGCTCCTTCCCGCTGCTGCAGCAGGTGGGCCTGGTGCTCAAGGCCAACCCGCAGCTCACGAAGGTCCGCATCGAGGGCCACACCGACGACCGCGCGGACGACGCCTTCAACCTGGACCTCTCGCAGCGGCGCGCGGGCAGCGTGCTCAAGTACCTGGTGGAGCAGGCGAACATCGACCCCGAGCGCCTGGAGGCCGTGGGCTACGGCGAGACGCAGCCGGTGGACACGAACAAGACGGAGCAGGGCCGCGAGAACAACCGCCGCGTCCAGTTCACCATCCTCACCACCGACGACGAGGCCCAGTAG
- a CDS encoding DUF5953 family protein produces MTIPRVLVFIVYAPALVGKDGRALDVIHGMERALPGLRLAWRISESGRPIALPQRDAWLTERIKDGRIPLLCNGDESYPVTVSGRQSPALLSPGGQPQLDVHAKLPLDEAVISAAAAMLEAMAEGARAFWGHASRYSYGAEVSEQFRRSPHGPERSPRGLPMLNLPENLPAPEIPCFLGWLNYWSAAAAQAIGFPDPARDAELLTRARRTPAGGWVVKLTDAPLDYDNPAHLDALNRAYERFPEIGGRVTPG; encoded by the coding sequence ATGACCATACCTAGAGTTCTCGTCTTCATCGTCTACGCGCCTGCGCTCGTGGGCAAAGACGGCCGCGCGCTCGATGTCATCCATGGGATGGAAAGGGCCCTTCCCGGTTTGCGCCTAGCGTGGAGGATCTCCGAAAGCGGGCGCCCCATCGCCTTGCCGCAGCGCGACGCGTGGCTCACAGAAAGGATTAAGGACGGGAGAATCCCTCTTCTGTGCAACGGGGACGAGAGTTACCCTGTGACGGTTTCGGGGAGACAGAGTCCAGCACTCCTCAGCCCAGGCGGTCAGCCGCAACTCGACGTTCATGCGAAGTTGCCACTAGACGAGGCTGTTATCTCGGCAGCGGCGGCCATGCTCGAGGCCATGGCGGAGGGGGCGCGCGCGTTCTGGGGGCATGCGTCACGGTATAGTTACGGCGCGGAAGTCTCGGAGCAGTTTCGTCGCTCGCCTCATGGACCGGAGCGCTCACCCCGAGGACTTCCCATGCTCAATCTTCCAGAAAACCTCCCCGCGCCTGAGATTCCCTGTTTCCTCGGGTGGTTGAACTATTGGTCTGCTGCTGCCGCGCAGGCCATCGGGTTCCCGGACCCGGCCCGCGACGCCGAACTGCTCACGCGGGCGCGGCGCACGCCGGCGGGCGGATGGGTTGTGAAGCTCACTGATGCGCCGCTCGATTATGACAACCCCGCCCACCTGGACGCGCTCAATCGGGCCTACGAGCGCTTCCCGGAGATTGGCGGGCGCGTGACTCCGGGCTGA
- a CDS encoding DUF6310 domain-containing protein: MRARTCSAPLLLLLLSACATMDPSPGEMGDPSPQSPRFANLQRAAQYPWTDDGKCVVREASNEWPILAGRCFHALDRDRVRLRDVTKRCAVAYADAAAPAVVALCVFAAPELVVGAVIVIGAVVVAAAIQEGIDAYQRNASRERAKPKAQTQPAQEPLADRTPKPKGSSTGDIFPPPPETTPRRPSCEPIPVRHAGEDVPHNECADKFPPNRYPGMDVFVGGERFDALQVGVRVLWEIKTHRFDTYPDFIQEREIEKEVEQLTKELAASRACGYDFVVGVSTQAHRLALIARIPTLHVVVTGCTR; the protein is encoded by the coding sequence ATGCGTGCGCGAACTTGCAGCGCCCCCCTGCTCCTGCTCCTGCTCTCGGCCTGCGCTACGATGGATCCGAGCCCGGGAGAGATGGGGGACCCGAGTCCCCAGAGTCCGAGATTCGCCAACCTTCAGCGAGCGGCGCAGTACCCGTGGACGGATGATGGGAAATGCGTGGTGCGGGAAGCCTCCAACGAGTGGCCGATCCTTGCGGGGCGGTGCTTTCATGCTCTCGATCGCGACAGGGTCAGGTTGAGGGATGTCACCAAAAGATGCGCTGTCGCCTACGCGGATGCAGCCGCTCCCGCAGTCGTGGCCCTCTGTGTTTTCGCGGCACCCGAGCTCGTTGTCGGTGCAGTGATTGTTATTGGCGCGGTGGTGGTAGCAGCCGCCATCCAGGAGGGGATTGATGCGTATCAACGGAACGCATCCCGCGAGCGCGCGAAGCCCAAGGCTCAAACGCAGCCCGCTCAGGAACCGTTAGCGGACCGAACGCCAAAGCCAAAGGGGTCGAGCACCGGAGACATCTTCCCCCCACCGCCAGAAACCACGCCGCGCCGTCCGTCGTGCGAGCCCATCCCGGTGCGGCACGCGGGCGAAGATGTCCCGCATAACGAGTGCGCCGATAAGTTTCCGCCCAACCGTTATCCCGGCATGGACGTATTCGTGGGCGGTGAGCGCTTCGATGCGCTGCAAGTCGGCGTACGTGTGTTGTGGGAGATCAAGACCCACCGATTTGACACCTACCCTGACTTTATCCAGGAGCGGGAGATTGAGAAGGAGGTGGAGCAATTGACCAAGGAACTCGCCGCTTCGCGGGCCTGTGGATACGACTTCGTCGTTGGGGTGAGCACGCAAGCGCACAGACTCGCGCTGATCGCCCGGATTCCCACCCTCCATGTCGTTGTCACGGGATGCACACGATGA